The Lycium ferocissimum isolate CSIRO_LF1 chromosome 1, AGI_CSIRO_Lferr_CH_V1, whole genome shotgun sequence genome includes a region encoding these proteins:
- the LOC132069309 gene encoding AT-hook motif nuclear-localized protein 20-like, with protein MSGLEPRSCPPMLPAKQLSVNESGSSGENQEDNDRDHEPKEGAVEVGNRRPRGRPPGSKNKPKPPIFVTRDSPNALRSHVMEVAGGTDVADSIAQFARRRQRGVCVLSGNGSVANVTLRQPSAPGAVVLQGRFEILSLTGAFLPGPAPPGSTGLTVYLAGGQGQVVGGSVVGPLITAGPVMIIAATFSNATYERLPLEEEEEVGGGASGQSPVQAGNSPPALGSHGGRQQQQQQQQHELPDPSSLPIYNFTPNLLPNGGQLNHDAFAWANPRPPY; from the coding sequence ATGTCCGGCCTAGAGCCAAGATCTTGCCCACCTATGCTGCCGGCGAAGCAGCTTTCCGTGAATGAGAGTGGGAGCAGTggtgaaaatcaagaagataaTGATCGGGATCATGAGCCTAAAGAAGGTGCTGTTGAAGTTGGTAATCGAAGACCTAGAGGTCGTCCTCCCGGATCCAAGAACAAACCCAAACCCCCAATTTTTGTGACTCGCGATAGCCCTAATGCCCTCCGGAGCCACGTTATGGAGGTGGCCGGGGGCACAGATGTGGCAGATAGCATTGCCCAATTCGCGAGGAGGCGCCAACGTGGCGTTTGTGTGCTTAGTGGGAATGGTTCGGTTGCAAATGTAACCCTAAGGCAACCCTCAGCTCCAGGTGCAGTTGTTCTTCAAGGAAGATTCGAGATTTTGTCGTTGACCGGAGCATTTTTGCCCGGTCCAGCCCCTCCTGGCTCGACCGGACTAACTGTCTACTTGGCCGGTGGCCAAGGGCAAGTGGTGGGTGGTAGTGTTGTTGGACCATTAATTACTGCTGGACCAGTGATGATTATAGCAGCCACTTTTTCTAATGCAACCTATGAAAGATTGCCActagaagaagaggaggaggtCGGAGGTGGTGCATCCGGCCAGTCTCCAGTACAGGCCGGAAATTCACCTCCGGCCTTAGGTTCACATGGGGGAAGGCAACAACAacagcagcagcaacaacatGAATTGCCTGATCCATCATCACTGCCTATATATAATTTTACACCAAATTTATTACCAAATGGTGGACAATTGAATCATGATGCATTTGCTTGGGCAAATCCCCGACCACCTTATTga